The Plasmodium relictum strain SGS1 genome assembly, chromosome: 9 genome window below encodes:
- the RON4 gene encoding rhoptry neck protein 4, putative: protein MSNIRFFVCIFLVLSTFIDKTKPFKEKGRKFNISFIQEVPQIHSGDSESSADTANTSNTSNTPDTSTPNTPDATSTLDKAHTSDTSTTGKENTLDEPNTPNKSNTPDTSTTDKENTQNESSTPNKENTPDKLNTPDTSTTDKENTPDKLNTPDTSTTDKENTPDTTNTPDKSNTPDTTNTPNKENTSDTSTPYITNIPDIYQNESNIIANPIPLQEERGNDINSNQKHSDSQGHYNQHWDNFNSHKNGDTTGHNSDKHSKGYEQIEKDKYNPTELTIDMHNQDKGNGDKDFHKNESSQYESANNSDKDTEYSKHSLYHYDNTSNDKYNNNDINEEKKQAHYEEKNKVKNRDILNMATNLYQNKDAITLESFEGKGLYSSIMDQIILEIMKCAGEGVKGLLRLKESSVSSSLFKEALSTLNINEEQLSFDPNLLTLEVYDKILSTMFKIMTNMSYYEFPHFYEPLGIDKSILQQSLKQIKIKILRKIGVTYSKLPPIIKEKGGSCPIKDMIISISTRELAQRMAIMFTKWLSPDEYGGVVDFDNNVELNILCSGASIIIQQHKYFQNILGFEADNDHAYLSLIDELLAIDKKYNKDKEYTKLLKKIKKSKAFNYCTKIMRIGGNISSVPFKHENVKKPSTSLIGSLGNLVKAHIQSYYTAIAQRINSYYYYAEKVSKKTCSLKVVSVCTLLHITDTLYHCSDDSGKNIFDFFNLQLNTLNIEGKKILQPLLELSFLNQEKYIHLKEMCDPTSNLVDETITKLLVLLSTESHELLANEFDKRGMDEDYINEEIKQIDEEGENVTEEDEDVENIVSGDL from the exons atgtcTAATATAAGGTTTTTTGTTTGCATTTTTCTAGTTCTATCTACATTTATTGATAAAACTAAACCATTTAAAg aAAAAGGGAGAAAGTtcaatatttcttttattcaaGAAGTACCACAAATTCATTCAGGGGATTCAGAGAGTTCAGCAGATACAGCAAATACGTCAAATACGTCAAATACACCAGATACGAGTACACCAAATACACCAGATGCAACTAGCACACTAGATAAAGCACATACTTCAGATACAAGTACAACAGGTAAAGAGAATACACTAGATGAACCGAATACACCAAATAAATCGAATACTCCAGATACAAGTACAACAGATAAAGAGAATACACAAAATGAATCGAGTACACCAAATAAAGAGAACACACCAGATAAACTGAATACTCCAGATACAAGTACAACAGATAAAGAGAACACACCAGATAAACTGAATACTCCAGATACAAGTACAACAGATAAAGAGAATACACCAGATACAACAAACACACCAGATAAATCGAATACACCAGATACAACAAACACACCAAATAAAGAGAATACATCAGATACAAGTACACCATATATAACAAATATTCCTGATATTTATCAGAATGAAAGTAATATAATTGCTAATCCTATACCTTTACAGGAAGAAAGAggtaatgatataaatagtaATCAAAAACATAGTGATTCACAGGGGCATTATAATCAACATTGGGATAACTTTAATTCACATAAAAATGGAGATACTACTGGTCACAACTCGGATAAACATTCAAAAGGATATGAACAAattgaaaaagataaatataatcCAACTGAACTAACGATAGATATGCATAACCAAGATAAAGGAAATGGTGATAAAGATTTTCATAAGAATGAAAGTAGCCAATATGAAAGTGCTAATAATAGTGATAAAGATACTGAATATTCGAAACACTCGTTATACCACTATGACAATACATcaaatgataaatataataacaaTGACAtcaatgaagaaaaaaaacagGCACATTATGAAGAGAagaataaagtaaaaaataggGATATCCTAAATATGGCTACTAATCTATATCAAAATAAAGATGCTATAACACTTGAATCATTTGAAGGAAAAGGATTATATAGTTCAATAATGGACCAAATTATTTTGGAAATAATGAAATGTGCTGGAGAAGGAGTAAAAGGACTTTTGCGATTAAAAGAGAGTTCCGTTTCTAGTAGTTTATTCAAAGAAGCATTGTCcactttaaatattaatgaagAACAACTTTCTTTCGATCCCAATTTGTTGACACTTGAAGTGTATGATAAAATTCTATCAACAATGTTTAAAATAATGACGAATATGTCCTATTATGAATTTCCTCATTTTTATGAACCATTGGGTATTGATAAATCTATTTTACAACAATCgttaaaacaaataaaaattaagattttaagaaaaattggAGTAACTTATAGTAAATTACCACCaataataaaagagaaaGGAGGATCTTGCCCTATCAAAGATATGATTATAAGTATTTCAACTAGAGAATTAGCACAGAGAATGGCTATAATGTTCACAAAATGGCTATCTCCTGATGAATATGGGGGCGTAGTAGATTTTGACAATAATGttgaattaaatattttatgttcAGGTGCCTCTATTATAATTCAGCAACATAAGTATTTTCAAAACATTTTAGGTTTTGAAGCGGATAATGATCATGCATATTTGAGTTTGATAGATGAATTATTAGCAATagataaaaagtataataaagataaagaatatactaaattgttaaaaaaaataaaaaaatctaAAGCTTTTAATTATTGCACAAAAATTATGAGAATAGGAGGAAATATTTCATCAGTTCCTTTTAAACatgaaaatgtaaaaaaaccAAGTACGTCATTAATTGGATCTTTAGGTAATTTAGTGAAGGCTCATATACAATCTTATTATACAGCTATAGCACAAAGAATAAATTCTTATTACTATTATGCTGAAAAAGTAAGCAAAAAAACATGTAGTTTAAAAGTTGTTTCAGTTTGTACTCTATTGCACATAACAGATACATTATATCATTGTTCAGACGATTCTGGAAAGaatatatttgattttttcaatttgcaattaaatacattaaatatagaggggaaaaaaatattacaaccACTTCTTGAATTAAGTTTTTTGAAtcaagaaaaatatattcatctTAAAGAAATGTGTGATCCTACTAGTAATTTAGTTG ATGAAACAATAACTAAATTATTAGTTCTACTGTCGACTGAATCCCACGAATTATTGGCAAATGAATTTGATAAAAGAGGTATGGATGAAGATTATATTAACGAAGAAATAAAGCAAATAGATGAAGAGGGTGAGAATGTTActg